A genomic region of Ficedula albicollis isolate OC2 chromosome 12, FicAlb1.5, whole genome shotgun sequence contains the following coding sequences:
- the LOC101810564 gene encoding HAUS augmin-like complex subunit 3 codes for MDLKVKIFKTRAVLSQVSKAAEQVSECHGNTGMGQLPTLLCQTDLAPYLEQEQQATDAFESFIQQVLPECVQAPDVWEASAQGESSLEEGLKAEKQMDSYCEIPEERRAAPYQECTKTPWGVAPASWGGLVQGSKAELVEGGNERDVLNMESEERDGTQEVTERRDTKKTSMPKSLGTDGDELLEDQDSFWKELARIETAYICARREVIVTTAKVEGTCAALECAQRTLEALEDNQQAAEAELQSQAAVLQRQLRALRFDIARTLTHRLPPLLQAEARRFRLPLLRQHLSLQVARLQNAARRQEEAAVWLLSQHSRLDLLEFQLRREGKELERMAAWLEKIETVTRESPTRLQEQQNYFRDAGPSHKWIDSKDLTATRLWDMLMGKDQEKQPFRSYEAMAAKCSQLVQDKRALEAQLEAPMSQVSALESSIEVLYHQLYNSSNQLQVSSPEISKLMQQLIIMQDDLCQKLSELLSDLEIKRRSLENPMVQAERNLYVYFYCNEDRLREMVEELEKQASASSKGPLRELPYVKQ; via the exons ATGGATCTGAAAGTGAAGATCTTCAAAACCAGAGCTGTCTTGAGCCAGGTCAgcaaggctgcagagcaggtgtCAGAGTGTCATGGGAACACGGGGATGGGCCAGCTGCCAACACTGCTATGCCAGACAGATCTTGCTCCTTACCTGGAGCAAGAACAACAGGCCACTGATGCATTTGAGAGCTTCATTCAGCAGGTCCTACCAGAGTGCGTTCAGGCTCCAGATGTTTGGGAAGCAAGTgcacagggagagagcagcctggaggagggGCTGAAGGCTGAGAAACAAATGGACTCATACTGTGAAATAccagaagaaagaagagcagcTCCTTATCAAGAATGCACAAAGACACCATGGGGGGTGGCACCAGCAAGCTGGGGAGGATTGGTCCAAGGTTCAAAGGCAGAGCTAGTGGAGGGAGGGAATGAGAGAGACGTGTTGAACATGGAGAGTGAGGAGAGAGATGGCACCCAAGAAGTCACAGAGAGAAGGGACACCAAGAAAACATCAATGCCAAAAAGTCTTGGGACTGATGGAGATGAGCTGCTGGAGGACCAAGACAGCTTCTGGAAGGAGCTGGCTCGAATAGAGACAGCATATATCTGTGCCCGAAGGGAGGTCATAGTCACAACAGCAAAAGTGGAAGGCACCTGTGCTGCGCTGGAGTGTGCCCAGAGGACTCTGGAAGCTCTTGAGGATAACCAG CAGGCtgctgaggctgagctgcagagccaggctgccgtgctgcagaggcagctgcgCGCCCTGCGCTTCGACATCGCGCGGACTCTGACACACCGGCTGCcgcccctgctgcaggcagaggctCGCCGCTTTCGCCTGCCCCTCCTGCGCCAACACCTCAGCCTGCAAGTTGCCCGGCTCCAGAACGCTGccaggaggcaggaggaggcgGCTGTGTGGCTACTGAGCCAGCACAGCCgcctggacctgctggagttTCAGCtgagaagggagggaaaggagctggaaaggatGGCTGCTTGGCTGGAGAAGATCGAAACGGTCACGAGGGAATCCCccaccaggctgcaggagcagcagaactaCTTCAGAGATGCTGGGCCCTCCCACAAATGGATAGACTCCAAAGACCTCACTGCTACACG GCTCTGGGACATGTTGATGGGAAAAGATCAGGAGAAGCAGCCCTTCCGCAGCTACGAGGCGATGGCAGCCAAGTGCTCCCAGCTGGTTCAGGACAAGAGGGCACTGGAAGCCCAGCTGGAAGCTCCTATGTCTCAGGTGTCTGCCCTGGAGTCCTCCATAGAGGTGCTCTATCACCAGCTGTACAACAGCTCCAACCAGCTGCAGGTCTCCTCGCCG GAGATCTCCAAGCTGATGCAGCAACTGATCATCATGCAGGATGACCTCTGCCAAAAGCTGTCAGAGCTCCTGAGTGACCTGGAGATCAAGCGCAGGTCTCTGGAGAACCCCATGGTGCAGGCAGAGCGCAACCTGTATGTGTATTTTTACTGCAATGAGGATCGCCTGAGAGAGAtggtggaggagctggagaaacaGGCATCAGCTTCCTCCAAGGGACCCCTGAGGGAGCTGCCCTATGTAAAGCAGTAG